In a single window of the Litorilituus sediminis genome:
- the rraA gene encoding ribonuclease E activity regulator RraA, producing the protein MQYNTSELCDLYADLVDVVDPIFSNYGGRSSFGGKVVTLKCFESLGLIEQIIAADGTGKVLVIDGGGSTRRAIIDSKIAQAAESNGWEGIICYGSVRDVDALEDIDIGIQALVSIPVGANDQDIGDADVAINFAGVTILPDDHIYADNTGIILSPDALDIE; encoded by the coding sequence ATGCAATATAATACTTCTGAGCTCTGTGATCTTTATGCTGATCTTGTTGATGTTGTAGACCCTATATTTAGCAATTATGGTGGCCGCAGTTCTTTTGGCGGCAAAGTAGTCACTTTAAAGTGCTTTGAAAGCTTAGGTTTGATTGAGCAAATTATTGCTGCTGACGGCACAGGCAAGGTATTGGTTATCGACGGTGGCGGTTCAACTAGACGAGCAATTATCGACAGCAAAATTGCACAAGCTGCCGAATCCAATGGCTGGGAAGGCATTATATGCTATGGCAGTGTCAGAGATGTAGATGCCCTTGAAGATATAGATATAGGTATTCAAGCCCTAGTTTCTATCCCTGTAGGTGCTAACGATCAAGATATTGGTGATGCCGATGTTGCCATTAATTTTGCTGGCGTAACTATATTACCTGACGATCATATTTATGCCGATAACACAGGCATTATATTATCTCCTGATGCGTTAGATATCGAATAG
- the hslV gene encoding ATP-dependent protease subunit HslV: protein MTTIVSVRRNGKVAIGGDGQVSLGNTVMKGNARKVRRLYNDKVLAGFAGGTADAFTLFERFESKLEQHQGHLTKAAVELAKDWRSDRALRKLEALLAVADETASLIITGNGDVVQPEHDLIAIGSGGNFAQSAALALLENTDLSAKEIVEKSLTIAGNICVFTNLEHTIDEL from the coding sequence GTGACTACGATAGTTTCAGTTAGACGTAATGGCAAAGTAGCCATTGGTGGCGATGGCCAAGTTTCCCTAGGTAATACAGTAATGAAAGGCAATGCACGTAAAGTGCGTCGCTTATACAATGATAAAGTACTTGCTGGCTTTGCTGGTGGCACTGCTGATGCATTTACCTTGTTTGAGCGCTTTGAAAGCAAGCTAGAGCAGCACCAAGGGCATCTTACCAAGGCAGCGGTTGAACTAGCGAAAGATTGGCGCAGTGACCGCGCCCTAAGAAAACTCGAAGCATTACTTGCCGTAGCCGATGAAACCGCATCACTTATTATTACCGGTAACGGTGATGTTGTTCAGCCTGAGCATGACTTAATAGCCATTGGCAGTGGCGGAAACTTTGCCCAATCTGCGGCGCTAGCACTACTTGAAAATACTGATTTGTCGGCGAAAGAAATTGTTGAAAAGTCACTGACTATTGCCGGCAACATTTGTGTGTTTACCAACCTAGAACACACCATCGACGAGCTATAA
- the hslU gene encoding HslU--HslV peptidase ATPase subunit, whose product MSNMTPREIVHELDTHIVGQSDAKRAVAIALRNRWRRMQLDKALRTEVTPKNILMIGPTGVGKTEIARRLAKLARAPFIKVEATKFTEVGYVGKEVETIIRDLADMAVKMVKEDEMERVKHLAEEAAEERILDILLPPARDGFGNEEQSENTSTRQTFRKKLREGKLDDKEIELDLAAPQLGVEIMAPPGMEDMTSQLQNMFQSMSSDKTKKRKLKIKDAFKALCEEEAAKIVNQDDIKQKAIDAVEQNGIVFIDEIDKICKRGDSSGPDVSREGVQRDLLPLVEGSTVSTKHGMIKTDHILFVASGAFQMAKPSDLIPELQGRLPIRVELQALSSDDFVRILTEPFASLTEQYTALLATEGVQVEFSQDGIKAIAEAAFQVNESTENIGARRLHTMMERLVEDLSFNADQRQGETITIDKDYVESTLNNVVKDEDLSRFIL is encoded by the coding sequence ATGTCAAATATGACACCACGTGAAATTGTTCATGAACTAGATACGCACATTGTTGGTCAAAGTGATGCCAAACGCGCTGTTGCCATTGCACTTCGCAACCGCTGGCGTCGAATGCAGCTTGATAAAGCACTACGCACAGAAGTTACGCCAAAAAACATTTTAATGATAGGCCCAACCGGTGTGGGTAAAACAGAAATTGCCCGCCGTTTAGCAAAACTTGCCCGTGCACCTTTTATTAAAGTTGAAGCAACTAAGTTCACTGAAGTGGGCTATGTTGGTAAAGAAGTAGAAACCATTATTCGTGACCTTGCCGATATGGCAGTGAAAATGGTCAAAGAAGATGAAATGGAGCGGGTAAAGCACTTAGCCGAAGAAGCGGCTGAAGAGCGCATTTTGGATATTTTACTGCCGCCAGCTCGTGATGGCTTTGGCAATGAAGAGCAAAGCGAAAACACCAGCACACGTCAAACTTTCCGTAAAAAACTACGTGAAGGCAAACTAGACGACAAAGAAATCGAATTAGACTTAGCCGCGCCGCAATTAGGTGTTGAAATCATGGCGCCACCGGGCATGGAAGATATGACTTCGCAGCTACAAAACATGTTCCAAAGCATGTCGAGCGATAAAACTAAAAAGCGTAAGTTGAAGATTAAAGATGCCTTTAAAGCGCTATGTGAAGAAGAAGCCGCGAAAATTGTTAACCAAGACGATATTAAGCAAAAGGCCATTGATGCCGTAGAGCAAAACGGCATTGTCTTTATTGATGAAATTGACAAAATTTGTAAGCGCGGTGACAGCTCAGGCCCGGATGTATCTCGTGAAGGTGTACAACGTGACTTACTACCATTGGTAGAAGGCTCAACAGTAAGCACTAAACACGGCATGATAAAAACAGATCATATCTTATTTGTTGCTTCAGGCGCTTTCCAAATGGCAAAGCCGTCTGATCTGATCCCTGAGTTACAAGGCCGTTTACCTATTCGTGTTGAGCTGCAAGCATTAAGCTCAGATGACTTTGTCCGTATTTTAACGGAACCATTTGCATCGTTAACCGAGCAATATACCGCGTTATTGGCTACCGAAGGTGTTCAAGTTGAATTTAGCCAAGACGGTATAAAAGCGATTGCAGAAGCCGCATTCCAAGTAAATGAAAGCACTGAAAACATTGGTGCTCGCCGTTTACACACTATGATGGAGCGTTTAGTAGAAGATCTATCCTTTAATGCCGATCAACGCCAAGGTGAAACCATTACTATCGATAAAGACTACGTTGAAAGCACTTTAAACAATGTCGTTAAAGATGAAGATTTAAGTCGCTTTATTTTATAG
- a CDS encoding GGDEF domain-containing phosphodiesterase — MSCFNRLITKFALLCQSKLALLLLWLYLPFPALANSTQFTSSGVIIAFVLGFFAAVVLLLLFRKKLARTGAEEGGSDTISADDLYLFTHDPATNLPTAQQAQKVFSRALMQSNERRFAVVTIKPTNFQRVNSILGHHNSDILLLQLAYALSQKLANNQALLNFSNEQKPIRLARMQSLHFLMVVDLSQAQHDDHHVLDDICQQLAASVPQAMSFKSFSLNFELAFGIAISGHNGHSVAELISHAEDALLSAIQQQKQIFYFDNASLLHTQQQLSRMELIHQDIRDENLFWYVQPQVNISNNQLVGFQIKVHWYEQAEKPKELADFVRIAEYSGDIYLLTKQMIIEAFKVIAVLNNQGLTQPVAISILSQSLLEADLVDFIEGQIKLSGVSGKQLIMELSEQVIVDSAEQAKRTIDQLKSLGVRVAIDNFSGSYESLRYLRKTAVQQIKINCQHLRNDSENRVDKAITNALVTLSRSMKIQLIGTHIDNHEASAAYKAMGGELMQGLIINRGVVRDELEIWLNAWFSQHPEAKPN; from the coding sequence ATGAGCTGTTTTAATCGTTTGATAACTAAATTTGCTTTACTGTGTCAAAGTAAACTTGCTTTGCTATTACTGTGGCTATACCTGCCTTTCCCCGCGTTAGCAAATAGCACTCAGTTTACTAGCTCTGGCGTTATCATCGCTTTTGTTTTAGGTTTTTTCGCGGCAGTTGTCTTGCTCTTGTTGTTCAGAAAAAAATTAGCTCGCACAGGGGCTGAGGAAGGGGGCAGTGATACTATTAGTGCCGACGACTTATACTTGTTTACTCATGATCCTGCTACTAATTTACCTACGGCTCAGCAAGCACAAAAAGTTTTTTCCCGAGCGTTAATGCAGAGCAATGAACGTCGTTTTGCTGTTGTCACCATAAAGCCTACTAACTTTCAGCGAGTAAATAGCATATTAGGGCATCATAATTCAGATATATTATTGTTACAGCTGGCATATGCTTTGTCACAGAAGTTAGCGAACAATCAAGCCTTACTTAACTTTTCCAATGAGCAAAAACCAATTCGCCTTGCGCGCATGCAAAGCTTACATTTTTTAATGGTGGTTGATCTTAGCCAAGCCCAGCATGATGATCACCATGTACTCGATGATATTTGTCAGCAGCTTGCCGCTAGCGTGCCTCAAGCAATGAGTTTTAAGAGTTTTTCATTAAACTTTGAACTCGCTTTTGGTATTGCCATTTCTGGGCATAATGGCCATAGCGTTGCTGAGCTTATTTCTCATGCTGAAGATGCTTTGCTCAGCGCAATTCAACAACAAAAACAAATTTTCTATTTTGATAATGCTAGCTTGTTGCATACGCAACAACAGTTATCTCGCATGGAATTAATACACCAAGATATACGTGATGAAAATTTATTTTGGTATGTTCAGCCGCAGGTTAATATCTCCAATAATCAGCTAGTTGGCTTTCAAATTAAAGTGCATTGGTACGAACAAGCAGAAAAGCCTAAGGAGTTAGCCGATTTTGTCCGTATTGCTGAGTATAGCGGTGATATTTATTTACTGACTAAGCAAATGATAATTGAAGCGTTTAAAGTGATAGCTGTGTTAAATAATCAAGGTTTAACTCAGCCTGTTGCTATCAGTATATTGAGCCAGTCTTTATTAGAAGCGGATTTGGTCGATTTTATTGAAGGGCAAATTAAGCTAAGTGGCGTTAGTGGTAAACAGCTAATCATGGAGCTTTCTGAACAAGTTATTGTTGATTCAGCTGAGCAGGCAAAAAGAACTATTGATCAGTTAAAGTCGCTTGGTGTTCGCGTGGCAATAGATAACTTCTCTGGTAGCTATGAGTCGTTACGTTATCTACGTAAAACCGCTGTTCAGCAAATTAAAATCAATTGCCAGCATTTAAGAAATGATAGTGAAAATCGAGTAGATAAAGCCATAACTAATGCTTTAGTGACACTGAGTCGTAGCATGAAAATTCAACTAATTGGTACTCATATTGACAACCATGAAGCATCTGCTGCTTATAAAGCCATGGGCGGAGAGCTAATGCAAGGGCTGATAATCAACCGTGGTGTGGTACGAGATGAACTAGAAATATGGCTTAATGCTTGGTTTAGCCAGCACCCTGAAGCTAAACCAAACTAA
- a CDS encoding SPOR domain-containing protein: MPNHDYISRTPAKKKKNSRAKKKTANQAPAFSTKNKAISVLVVLLLAAFAYGLWALKHNPETKNPIVTTPAVKASTSKTLEKSKSLPKPPKEKWTYVKDLENKEVEVGKYEVQQGGPYKMQCGSFKTQKQAEVLKARIAFAGLEAVIQPSTGKNGTWYKVALGPYAKKRDAEKDKHKLKRNNVNYCQIWLWK; encoded by the coding sequence ATGCCTAATCACGATTATATTTCCCGCACACCAGCAAAAAAGAAAAAGAACTCTCGCGCTAAGAAAAAAACAGCCAATCAAGCGCCTGCTTTCAGCACTAAAAATAAAGCAATCTCAGTATTAGTCGTATTGTTACTGGCAGCATTTGCCTACGGTTTATGGGCGCTAAAGCATAACCCAGAAACTAAAAACCCCATAGTAACTACACCAGCAGTTAAAGCCTCGACCTCTAAAACGCTAGAAAAATCTAAATCGCTGCCAAAACCACCAAAAGAAAAGTGGACTTATGTTAAAGATCTAGAAAATAAAGAAGTGGAAGTAGGTAAATACGAAGTACAACAAGGTGGGCCATACAAGATGCAATGTGGCTCATTTAAAACACAAAAACAAGCTGAGGTACTAAAAGCCCGTATCGCATTTGCAGGATTAGAAGCTGTTATTCAGCCATCAACAGGCAAAAATGGCACTTGGTATAAAGTGGCTTTAGGGCCATACGCCAAAAAACGTGATGCCGAGAAAGACAAGCACAAGCTAAAACGTAATAACGTGAACTATTGTCAAATATGGTTATGGAAATAA
- a CDS encoding gamma-butyrobetaine hydroxylase-like domain-containing protein — translation MTIHSFTINYVNSYVQVSLSDGNYTYNLPFEYLRVFSPQQPKAAPNQISLVTHKKLVKVVAIESVGKHGARISFDDQHQAIYSHDYLMQLAQQQEANWQEYLSALQESGHSREAMIDIKPV, via the coding sequence ATGACTATTCATAGTTTTACCATTAATTATGTCAATAGCTACGTTCAGGTTAGCTTGAGCGATGGCAACTATACTTATAACTTACCCTTTGAGTATTTAAGAGTATTTTCGCCGCAGCAGCCCAAAGCAGCGCCTAATCAAATTAGCCTAGTAACGCATAAAAAGCTGGTAAAAGTTGTTGCTATTGAAAGTGTTGGTAAACACGGCGCGAGAATTAGCTTTGATGACCAGCATCAAGCTATTTATAGTCATGACTATTTAATGCAATTAGCTCAGCAGCAAGAGGCTAATTGGCAAGAGTATCTGAGCGCTTTACAAGAAAGTGGTCACTCTCGCGAAGCCATGATTGATATTAAGCCAGTGTAG
- a CDS encoding methyl-accepting chemotaxis protein codes for MLIKHKLIANTTILVVAMVLMLLLLNYESNSLQHDITIANDIGNIKSSVLQLRRDEKDFLARKDLKYFDKFKKNMAALKQNVNALEQDFAQVGLTMPELNNLKKILSDYDTHFKELVTLQQNIGLHSKDGLYGQLRAAVHNVESLIGDQDYLLLSQMLQLRRNEKDFMLRLDDKYVDRLVGNVDKLNSSIEQSGFSGEDKAQLLQLTQAYKGAFLNLVSAQKELGYDAKSGLLGKMRATVHQVDSQMKTVISKSEQAVIDDVQFVSTLAYSLFIVVLAIALISAWFISQSILSRISGLKETMSKIAATNDLTHEVETSGNDELAEMAVVFDQMLVSFRKLIIEVNNSVETLNTATGNLTENIYNTNEGVETQMQQTDLVATAVTEMVATVEEIASNTQEAAHKAEVTNTNAEKGKSGVEQTIDKIGQLSEKLLDSENVVKELEKESITIASVLDVIRGIAEQTNLLALNAAIEAARAGEQGRGFAVVADEVRTLASRTQDSTQEIETIIGLLQNRTQEIVTLMATCRKQGEESAEQASSTGTMLDEITQDVALIMDMNSAIATAIHQQSAVASEVNEHVVMIRDVTEQSAASAKQNEHMSEELSQQADVLHQEVSRFNV; via the coding sequence ATGTTGATAAAACACAAACTCATTGCTAACACCACTATTTTAGTTGTGGCTATGGTATTAATGTTGCTGTTACTTAACTATGAGAGTAACTCACTGCAGCATGATATTACCATTGCCAATGATATCGGTAATATCAAAAGCTCAGTATTGCAGCTTAGACGTGATGAAAAGGATTTTCTGGCACGTAAAGATCTTAAGTACTTTGATAAGTTCAAGAAAAATATGGCAGCGCTAAAGCAAAATGTTAATGCGTTAGAGCAAGACTTTGCTCAGGTCGGCTTAACCATGCCAGAACTTAACAATTTAAAGAAAATCCTTAGCGATTATGATACCCACTTTAAAGAGCTAGTTACTCTGCAACAAAACATTGGTTTGCACTCTAAAGATGGTTTATACGGCCAGTTAAGAGCCGCTGTACATAATGTTGAGTCTTTAATTGGTGATCAAGACTACTTGCTGTTAAGCCAAATGTTACAGTTAAGACGTAATGAAAAAGATTTTATGTTGCGTTTGGATGATAAGTACGTTGATAGGTTAGTAGGCAATGTTGACAAACTTAATAGCAGTATTGAGCAAAGTGGCTTTTCTGGTGAGGATAAAGCACAGCTATTACAGCTAACACAAGCGTATAAAGGCGCCTTTTTAAATTTAGTGAGCGCGCAAAAAGAACTAGGCTATGATGCTAAATCAGGTCTGTTAGGTAAAATGCGTGCAACGGTACATCAAGTTGACAGCCAAATGAAAACGGTTATTAGTAAAAGTGAACAGGCGGTAATCGATGATGTCCAGTTTGTTAGCACCTTAGCTTATAGCTTGTTTATAGTAGTACTTGCTATTGCTTTGATATCAGCCTGGTTTATCAGCCAAAGCATTTTATCTCGTATTAGCGGTTTAAAAGAGACTATGTCAAAAATTGCTGCCACAAATGATTTAACACATGAAGTCGAAACAAGTGGTAATGACGAGCTAGCTGAAATGGCAGTTGTTTTTGACCAAATGTTAGTGAGCTTTAGAAAGCTAATTATTGAAGTAAATAATTCTGTGGAAACATTAAACACCGCCACAGGTAATTTGACTGAAAATATTTACAATACCAATGAAGGTGTTGAGACGCAAATGCAGCAAACAGACTTGGTCGCTACTGCTGTAACAGAAATGGTGGCAACCGTTGAAGAAATTGCTTCAAATACCCAAGAAGCTGCTCATAAGGCGGAAGTAACCAATACTAATGCTGAGAAAGGTAAATCAGGTGTTGAACAAACAATTGATAAAATCGGTCAATTATCTGAAAAACTGCTAGATTCTGAAAACGTTGTTAAAGAGCTAGAGAAAGAGAGCATTACCATTGCCTCCGTACTTGATGTTATTCGCGGTATTGCTGAGCAAACCAACTTACTGGCATTAAATGCCGCAATTGAAGCTGCCCGTGCAGGGGAGCAGGGTAGAGGTTTTGCCGTAGTTGCCGATGAAGTAAGAACGCTTGCCAGCAGAACGCAAGACTCAACTCAAGAGATAGAAACCATCATAGGCTTATTGCAAAACCGTACTCAAGAAATTGTTACCTTAATGGCAACGTGTCGTAAGCAAGGTGAAGAAAGCGCTGAGCAAGCAAGCTCTACTGGTACTATGCTAGATGAAATAACTCAAGATGTGGCGCTAATTATGGATATGAACAGCGCTATTGCTACGGCGATTCATCAACAAAGCGCAGTAGCTTCTGAAGTGAACGAACATGTTGTTATGATTCGTGATGTTACTGAGCAATCAGCCGCATCGGCTAAACAGAATGAACATATGAGTGAAGAGTTATCACAACAAGCAGATGTGTTACATCAGGAAGTAAGTCGCTTTAATGTTTAA
- a CDS encoding EAL domain-containing protein, producing MTELLQPKAMLFLTQAIAFSVLSFIFYMYYRTFERRYVKYWLLGLTSITLGYYVIALTPLISSEFSNAVSQLVVSASFKLTQFVALLFLFVGIYNARSNFKPSISQFVIAILSLAAFTVMTSSLYAFDDQQTFNHFYLTVSLPSFIFGCCFIGLSFFLAVDKKRHFSSTLLLCFALVIGLRYLSHSFLSILALTEQWFRQLEQVLLYFDVAAQIVLGFILLVWMQGAERFAAINAINRAQYLGKHDSLTGALNREQVMARLSEVMVTTLKARTKLAVFLIDIKQFKFINDTYGLKVGDYILGEIANRLTNSVFLPQAVGRLSGDSFMFVMEFEQLSHVDRATKHIHELINKAFIYNQQDIHIQASVGYCFYPEHASNAEDLLQKANLALHHAETNHLASVAFEDGMQAQGRHLLIMEKQLKAALANDEFVLYFQPQLNLLTNKLEGVEALVRWQHPEKGLLLPVHFLADMEAIGLHNEFDRYILAKACQYNAKWFELYHRRIVVAVNITAVEFQDSQLVTNIQSLLQEYNLPPKYLELEITENVVMTDIEQAMNTIVKLQNMGIKVSIDDFGTGYSSLAYLRKLPIDKIKIDRSFITEVASNDSDLTIVKSMVELSHGLGKRVLAEGVETEEQLNVLRHLGCDAVQGYYINKPIPDEQLQQYFTKPS from the coding sequence ATGACAGAGTTGTTACAGCCAAAAGCTATGTTGTTTCTTACTCAAGCAATAGCTTTCTCAGTGTTGTCATTTATCTTTTACATGTACTATCGTACCTTCGAGCGCCGCTATGTAAAGTATTGGCTGTTGGGCTTAACTTCGATAACGCTAGGTTATTATGTTATAGCACTCACCCCGCTTATTTCTAGCGAGTTTTCCAATGCAGTTTCACAGCTGGTTGTATCAGCAAGTTTTAAATTAACTCAGTTTGTTGCGCTACTTTTCTTATTCGTGGGTATTTATAATGCTCGAAGCAACTTTAAACCTAGCATTAGCCAGTTTGTTATAGCGATACTCAGCTTAGCTGCTTTTACTGTTATGACATCGAGTCTGTATGCTTTTGATGATCAACAAACCTTTAATCACTTTTATTTAACGGTGAGTTTGCCAAGCTTTATTTTTGGTTGCTGTTTTATTGGTTTATCTTTTTTTCTTGCTGTTGATAAAAAACGCCATTTTTCTAGCACCTTATTATTGTGCTTTGCGCTTGTTATTGGCTTGAGATATTTGTCGCATTCATTTTTATCTATTTTAGCCCTCACTGAGCAATGGTTCAGGCAGCTAGAGCAAGTGCTACTTTACTTTGATGTTGCCGCACAAATTGTGCTTGGTTTTATTTTATTGGTATGGATGCAGGGGGCTGAAAGGTTTGCGGCTATTAATGCCATTAATCGAGCACAATACCTTGGTAAGCATGACTCATTAACCGGTGCGTTAAACAGAGAGCAGGTTATGGCGCGGCTTTCTGAAGTTATGGTGACTACCTTGAAAGCTCGCACTAAATTAGCGGTTTTTTTAATCGATATAAAACAATTTAAATTTATTAATGATACCTATGGTTTAAAAGTGGGTGATTATATTCTTGGAGAAATCGCTAACAGACTAACCAATAGTGTTTTTTTACCGCAAGCGGTTGGTAGATTAAGTGGTGACTCCTTTATGTTTGTCATGGAGTTTGAGCAGTTATCTCACGTGGATAGAGCGACCAAACATATTCATGAATTAATCAATAAAGCCTTTATCTATAACCAGCAAGATATTCATATTCAAGCCAGTGTTGGTTATTGCTTTTATCCTGAGCATGCAAGCAATGCTGAAGATTTATTACAAAAAGCAAACTTAGCCTTGCATCATGCGGAAACAAATCACCTTGCTTCTGTTGCTTTTGAAGATGGTATGCAGGCACAAGGTCGACATTTATTAATCATGGAAAAACAGCTTAAAGCAGCCCTAGCCAATGATGAGTTTGTTTTGTATTTTCAGCCGCAACTTAATTTATTAACCAATAAATTAGAAGGTGTTGAGGCGCTTGTGCGATGGCAACATCCTGAAAAGGGGCTGTTATTGCCAGTGCACTTTTTAGCTGATATGGAAGCCATAGGGCTTCATAATGAGTTTGACCGTTATATTTTAGCGAAAGCTTGCCAATATAACGCCAAGTGGTTTGAATTATATCATCGACGCATAGTTGTTGCCGTTAATATTACCGCGGTCGAATTTCAAGATAGCCAGCTAGTCACTAATATTCAGTCACTATTACAAGAATATAACTTACCACCTAAATATCTTGAATTAGAAATTACTGAGAATGTGGTGATGACAGATATTGAGCAAGCAATGAACACCATAGTGAAGCTGCAAAATATGGGCATTAAAGTCTCTATTGATGACTTTGGTACTGGTTACTCCTCACTCGCCTACTTACGTAAGCTGCCTATTGATAAAATTAAAATAGATCGCAGTTTTATTACCGAAGTCGCCAGTAATGATTCTGATCTAACAATAGTGAAGTCTATGGTTGAGCTATCGCATGGCTTAGGTAAGCGCGTACTTGCTGAAGGTGTTGAAACAGAAGAACAACTGAATGTGTTAAGACATTTAGGTTGTGACGCGGTACAAGGGTATTACATTAATAAGCCAATACCAGATGAACAGCTACAGCAGTATTTTACCAAACCTTCTTAA